Proteins encoded by one window of Candidatus Brocadia sp.:
- a CDS encoding glycosyltransferase family 1 protein yields the protein MKKVYFLIQGWDHPASRYRVLQYLPSLQEAQIETHAALFPNSFFQWMKLFSELKDYHTIFIQKKRLWHWQLWYLRRKHIRIIYDFDDAIMFKSPVDGGGRSFKRQRTFARMVRYSDQIIAGNQYLKSKAIPYNKNIDILPTAIDTRKYTTKDYCSSKEKITIGWIGSKSSLPFLKELIPAFDYVASQYKSVELKIICNDFFDCNTMPVIKKMWVLEDENADLQDIDIGLAPLPDHEWTKGKCATKLLQYLSVGIPAVCSPVGVHTEIIKEGENGFFAASAEEWIEKIGLLIKDKALRERMGMEGKKTVESAYSLKANIPKFINIIKEI from the coding sequence ATGAAAAAGGTTTACTTTCTTATACAGGGATGGGACCACCCTGCAAGCAGATACAGGGTATTGCAATACCTCCCTTCTCTTCAAGAAGCACAGATAGAGACGCACGCTGCATTATTTCCGAATTCCTTCTTTCAATGGATGAAACTGTTTTCAGAACTCAAAGACTATCATACCATTTTTATCCAGAAGAAACGGCTGTGGCACTGGCAACTCTGGTATTTGAGAAGGAAGCACATCAGGATCATATACGATTTCGATGATGCCATTATGTTTAAAAGCCCGGTAGATGGCGGTGGACGGTCTTTTAAAAGACAAAGGACATTTGCCAGGATGGTACGGTACAGTGACCAGATTATAGCCGGAAATCAGTACCTGAAATCAAAAGCTATACCCTATAATAAAAATATAGATATTTTGCCAACTGCAATCGACACAAGGAAATATACGACAAAAGATTATTGCAGCAGCAAAGAAAAAATTACCATTGGCTGGATAGGAAGCAAGTCTTCTCTTCCGTTCTTAAAGGAATTAATTCCCGCCTTTGATTATGTAGCAAGCCAATACAAATCTGTAGAACTAAAGATTATTTGTAACGATTTTTTCGATTGTAATACGATGCCGGTTATAAAAAAAATGTGGGTGCTTGAAGATGAAAATGCAGATTTGCAGGATATTGATATTGGTCTGGCACCTTTGCCTGATCATGAATGGACGAAAGGTAAATGCGCTACCAAATTACTTCAATATCTCTCTGTGGGGATTCCTGCTGTCTGCTCACCGGTCGGCGTACATACGGAAATAATAAAAGAAGGGGAAAATGGTTTCTTTGCTGCCTCCGCAGAGGAATGGATCGAAAAGATTGGTCTTCTCATAAAGGACAAGGCCCTTCGGGAACGCATGGGAATGGAAGGGAAGAAAACAGTGGAATCT